The Plasmodium berghei ANKA genome assembly, chromosome: 12 genome contains a region encoding:
- a CDS encoding SURF1 domain-containing protein, putative: MPFLNNIQNVRKFAFQLNDQIFLCKLKGYHIGVFYNTSSIFFNTYNLKKKYLSTLKNKRNKKKISLFSKYTKREQDTKVRNIINLRKRKWGRPYKVHIDLLNEEIKCIEKKINERNIIKNDTGDISLTQFKYPSQKLYKAKEKEIKLIRKSEGQYYLPLECENSTIVRIINIKNKISSPILRCVRNSKFGLREKEKSFFFFYSSFFCSFFFLMGVWQYKKVNKKRFLINYILDNINKPIIDINNSDFPWFHDYLMLKEKIEELNEDLELYEKENESTINNDITQAITSVFEFWKKVKTFWKQEFKKENKGNNQNNNNDFINGVKNISFKNFKNEQNEDKLYNNINENDTDLLTIDFENIKNIHDWIIRIRNENFFSRFIKRKLMKNNITEDELKKLAIEKYKYRKVQLTGVLDTSNNFYIGPKFHEHNKKKKYYYVICPLFLKDGKCMLVNRGLIAQEILKETISENPKIVTIRGILDPGELYESSFKNFKIISNKNGYGNYFYYYDIENICKNAKILNFEGSNYFIANIYDILVHEDYYNDIIKSRYSNKGNSANMKDKDKIKELNDSLKKLNNISIDDMDRETQERIKRFLRNNNIQTEKKSAIKRAKPFRYDDHFIHKKKKEYLNFYADERTHFNYACQWFMFSIVFSTISIFKFIQFKRWIF; encoded by the coding sequence atgccatttttaaataatatacaaaatgtAAGGAAATTCGCTTTTCAGCTAAATGACCAGATTTTTTTGTGCAAACTAAAGGGGTATCACATTGGtgtattttataatacatcttcaatattttttaatacatataacttaaaaaaaaagtatttgagtacattaaaaaataaaagaaataaaaaaaaaatatcattattttcaaaatatacaaaacgTGAACAGGATACAAAAGtaagaaatataataaatttgagAAAGAGGAAATGGGGGCGCCCTTATAAAGTTCATAtagatttattaaatgaagaaataaaatgtatagaaaaaaaaattaatgaaagaaacataattaaaaatgacACTGGAGACATATCTCTAACACAATTTAAATATCCAAGTCAAAAACTTTATAAAGCAAaggaaaaagaaataaaattaataagaAAAAGTGAGGGGCAATACTATTTACCATTAGAATGTGAAAATAGTACTATTGTAAggattattaatataaagaataaaatatcgTCGCCCATATTACGTTGTGTACGTAATAGTAAATTTGGATTGAgagaaaaggaaaaaagttttttttttttttattcatccTTTTTTTgctcctttttttttttaatgggTGTATggcaatataaaaaagttaataaaaagagatttttaattaattatatattagatAACATAAACAAGCCAATTAtagatattaataattctgATTTTCCATGGTTTCATGATTATTTGAtgttaaaagaaaaaattgaagaaTTAAATGAGGATTTggaattatatgaaaaagaaaatgaatcaacaataaataatgatataacCCAAGCAATTACGAGTGTTTTTGAATTTTggaaaaaagtgaaaacaTTTTGGAAGCAGGAATTTAAGAAGGAAAATAAAGGCAACAAtcaaaacaataataatgacTTTATTAATGgtgttaaaaatataagttttaaaaattttaaaaatgagcaaaatgaagataagctatataataacataaatgaaaatgatacaGATCTATTAACTATtgattttgaaaatataaaaaatattcatgaTTGGATTATTCGAATaagaaatgaaaattttttttccagatttattaaaagaaaattaatgaaaaataatataactgAAGATGAGTTGAAAAAGCTTGCTATAGaaaagtataaatatagaaagGTACAGTTAACAGGAGTATTAGATACAAgtaacaatttttatataggTCCTAAATTTCACGAgcataacaaaaaaaaaaaatattattatgttatttgcccattatttttaaaagatgGAAAATGCATGTTAGTAAATCGAGGATTAATAGCACAAGAAATACTAAAGGAAACTATAAGTGAAAATCCTAAAATTGTTACAATTAGAGGAATATTAGATCCAGGTGAATTATATGAATcctcttttaaaaattttaaaattatttcaaaCAAAAATGGCTAtggaaattatttttattattatgatattgaaaatatttgtaaaaatgcTAAGATCTTAAATTTTGAAGGATCTAATTATTTCATTGCGAacatatatgatatattagTACACGAAGATTActataatgatataataaagaGTCGTTATTCAAATAAAGGTAACAGTGCTAATATGAAAGATAaggataaaataaaagaattaaatgatagtttaaaaaaattaaataatattagtaTTGATGATATGGATAGAGAGACGCAAGAAAGGATAAAGCGTTTTTTGAGAAACAATAACATTCaaactgaaaaaaaatctGCTATAAAAAGGGCGAAACCTTTTAGATATGATGATCATTTTATacataagaaaaaaaaagagtacttaaatttttatgctGATGAAAGAACACATTTTAATTATGCATGCCAATGGTTTATGTTTTCAATTGTTTTTTCAACcatatctatatttaaatttattcaGTTTAAAAGGTGGATATTTTAg